A portion of the Pseudomonas koreensis genome contains these proteins:
- a CDS encoding carbonic anhydrase translates to MSDKDKQSLAASAQSPEAQSADAALRQIVDGFLRFHHDVFPQQEELFKKLATAQAPKAMFITCADSRIVPELITQSSPGDLFVTRNVGNVVPPYGQMNGGVSTAIEYAVLALGVQHIIICGHSDCGAMRAVLNPDSLEKMPTVKAWLRHAEVAKTMVHDNCNCTDEKESMPILTEENVIAQLQHLRTHPSVASRMANGHLFIHGWVYNIETSEIKAYDADQGRFLPLDGSHPIPVATPKARF, encoded by the coding sequence ATGAGTGACAAGGATAAACAGTCGTTGGCTGCCTCGGCGCAAAGCCCTGAAGCACAATCCGCCGATGCAGCACTGCGACAGATCGTTGATGGCTTTTTACGCTTTCACCATGACGTTTTTCCGCAGCAGGAAGAACTGTTCAAGAAGCTCGCCACCGCACAGGCGCCGAAGGCGATGTTCATCACCTGCGCCGACTCGCGCATCGTTCCCGAGCTGATTACCCAGAGCTCGCCGGGCGATCTGTTCGTCACCCGTAACGTCGGCAACGTGGTTCCGCCCTACGGTCAGATGAACGGCGGCGTCTCCACCGCTATCGAGTACGCGGTACTGGCACTGGGCGTGCAGCACATCATCATTTGCGGCCACTCCGATTGCGGCGCCATGCGGGCGGTACTGAACCCCGACAGCCTGGAAAAAATGCCGACGGTCAAAGCCTGGCTGCGCCACGCCGAAGTCGCGAAAACCATGGTGCACGACAACTGCAACTGCACCGACGAAAAAGAAAGCATGCCGATCCTCACCGAGGAAAACGTCATCGCCCAACTGCAGCACTTGCGTACCCATCCTTCGGTAGCCTCGCGCATGGCGAACGGTCATCTGTTCATCCATGGCTGGGTCTACAACATCGAAACCAGCGAAATCAAAGCTTACGACGCGGACCAGGGTCGTTTCCTGCCTCTCGACGGCAGCCATCCGATTCCTGTGGCGACGCCCAAAGCGCGCTTCTAA
- a CDS encoding PA0069 family radical SAM protein yields the protein MSFPLPPRGRGTATNPHNRFAPNRSVAEDDGWYQEVPETQNTEVMIETAKTIITRNTSPDLPFDRSLNPYRGCEHGCIYCYARPSHAYWDMSPGLDFETRLIAKTNAAQILEEQLSKPGYQCAPINLGSNTDPYQPIEREYQITRQTLEVLLRYRHPVTIVTKGSLILRDLDLLTELAQQRLVTVMISLTTLNDELKRILEPRAAAPKARLRAIRVMREAGIPVGVLCSPMIPMINDSEIESLLTEAHAAGAQSAAYMMLRLPLEVAPLFEEWLQAHYPQRAAHVLSLIRQSRGGELYDSRFGARMRGEGPFADLLAQRFAKAIKKVGLNRREGYNLDCTAFCPPGRQMSLI from the coding sequence ATGTCTTTCCCTCTCCCCCCACGCGGTCGCGGGACCGCGACCAACCCGCACAACCGCTTCGCACCGAACCGCTCGGTGGCCGAGGACGACGGCTGGTATCAGGAAGTGCCCGAAACGCAGAACACCGAGGTGATGATCGAAACCGCAAAAACCATCATCACCCGCAACACCTCGCCTGACCTGCCGTTTGATCGCTCGCTCAATCCCTATCGCGGCTGCGAGCACGGCTGCATCTATTGCTACGCACGCCCCAGCCACGCCTACTGGGACATGTCGCCAGGCCTCGACTTCGAAACCCGGCTGATCGCCAAGACCAACGCCGCGCAGATCCTGGAAGAACAGCTGAGCAAACCCGGCTATCAATGCGCGCCGATCAATCTCGGTTCCAACACCGACCCGTATCAGCCGATCGAGCGCGAATACCAGATCACCCGACAGACCCTGGAAGTGCTGCTGCGCTATCGCCATCCGGTGACCATCGTCACCAAGGGTTCGCTGATTCTGCGCGATCTCGATTTGCTCACCGAACTGGCACAGCAGCGGCTGGTGACGGTGATGATCAGCCTGACCACCCTGAACGACGAGCTCAAACGCATCCTCGAACCGCGCGCCGCGGCGCCCAAGGCACGCCTGCGCGCGATCCGGGTGATGCGCGAAGCGGGCATTCCGGTCGGCGTGCTGTGTTCGCCGATGATTCCGATGATCAATGACAGCGAGATCGAAAGCCTGCTCACCGAGGCTCATGCTGCCGGTGCGCAAAGTGCCGCCTACATGATGTTGCGCCTGCCGCTGGAAGTCGCGCCGCTGTTCGAGGAGTGGCTGCAGGCGCACTATCCACAACGTGCCGCGCATGTGCTGAGCCTGATTCGCCAGAGTCGCGGCGGCGAGCTGTATGACAGCCGTTTCGGCGCGCGGATGCGCGGTGAAGGGCCGTTTGCCGACCTGCTTGCGCAGCGCTTCGCCAAGGCCATCAAAAAAGTCGGGCTGAATAGACGCGAGGGCTATAACCTCGACTGCACGGCCTTCTGTCCGCCGGGTCGCCAGATGTCGTTGATTTAG
- a CDS encoding pyocin S6 family toxin immunity protein has product MYRRFFPDGHENQFLQFELDVAPEFNQKILELVGWKSLQDGVNYGVLELTEKQVRGIEDILGKSIPSELDLCISVFA; this is encoded by the coding sequence ATGTATCGAAGGTTTTTTCCAGACGGTCACGAGAATCAGTTTCTGCAGTTTGAGTTAGACGTCGCACCAGAATTCAATCAAAAAATTCTGGAACTAGTTGGCTGGAAGTCCCTTCAAGATGGCGTGAACTATGGCGTTCTAGAACTAACAGAAAAACAAGTTCGGGGAATTGAAGACATTCTCGGCAAATCAATACCAAGCGAACTGGACCTCTGTATCAGTGTCTTTGCGTAG
- a CDS encoding pyocin S6 family toxin immunity protein, with product MYLCITGFLPDNFEDSSLKYELDIKSEFESKVMEILGWESLESEADGELPLNDQQTRQIAFAIKESLPDNLDLFIGVVA from the coding sequence ATGTACTTATGTATCACAGGTTTTTTACCCGATAACTTTGAGGATAGTTCGCTAAAATATGAGCTGGACATAAAATCCGAATTTGAAAGTAAGGTAATGGAAATACTGGGATGGGAGAGTCTTGAATCCGAGGCCGATGGTGAGTTACCGCTGAATGACCAGCAAACGAGACAGATTGCTTTCGCCATTAAAGAATCCTTACCTGACAATCTCGATTTGTTTATTGGTGTTGTGGCATAG
- a CDS encoding colicin E3/pyocin S6 family cytotoxin, whose protein sequence is MYGCVFAKSCNLPDGVINHINPAGFVPVEKLTDYGLWAVLGTGSAITPQGTLLQRVGGSATGRAIAERLGGSLALTLLESSSVVATGAALGTVALLIPNTSISPDSAFYTNDQYAMLDAGRTRVRVNTKTLPDGSVTIYGFYTGGKSDWENVPVIRARKEGETYVADIGNGIGLTWTPAANPDDVLGIPALEGAPPLSPAWVYPPTEQTDKMLANPQHPPDYQDAIITFPNTGIQPIYISLSVTGDHGYHPAPKGLTAFPDATKDKSKSSVQRGGKKRARWKDSKGRIYEWDSQHGAVEMYDRQGKHLGEYNPETGEQTKPAKPGRTTPK, encoded by the coding sequence ATGTACGGCTGTGTATTCGCCAAGAGCTGCAACCTCCCCGACGGTGTAATCAATCACATCAACCCAGCGGGGTTTGTGCCGGTTGAAAAACTGACCGACTACGGCCTCTGGGCTGTGCTCGGAACCGGTTCGGCAATCACCCCCCAAGGCACACTGCTGCAACGGGTGGGCGGATCCGCAACTGGCCGTGCAATTGCCGAACGCCTTGGCGGTTCACTCGCGCTCACTTTGCTCGAAAGTTCAAGCGTCGTTGCCACCGGCGCGGCATTAGGCACTGTTGCGTTACTGATTCCGAACACCAGCATTTCTCCGGACAGTGCTTTCTACACGAACGATCAGTACGCAATGCTGGATGCTGGTCGCACGCGTGTACGCGTCAACACGAAGACCTTGCCGGATGGCTCAGTAACTATCTACGGGTTCTACACGGGTGGTAAATCGGACTGGGAAAATGTCCCCGTCATAAGGGCCAGAAAAGAAGGCGAGACATACGTCGCTGACATCGGCAACGGCATTGGCCTGACTTGGACGCCAGCGGCAAACCCTGACGATGTGTTGGGTATTCCTGCATTGGAAGGCGCCCCGCCGCTATCCCCTGCGTGGGTGTATCCGCCGACGGAGCAGACTGACAAGATGCTGGCCAATCCACAGCATCCGCCCGATTACCAAGACGCGATCATTACGTTCCCCAACACCGGCATTCAGCCGATCTATATTTCGCTGAGTGTCACGGGAGACCATGGCTATCATCCGGCGCCTAAAGGCTTGACGGCTTTTCCAGATGCTACGAAAGATAAATCAAAAAGCAGTGTGCAGCGGGGAGGAAAAAAACGTGCACGCTGGAAGGATTCCAAAGGTCGTATTTACGAGTGGGACAGCCAGCATGGAGCGGTTGAAATGTACGACAGACAAGGGAAGCATCTGGGTGAGTATAATCCTGAAACTGGGGAGCAGACCAAACCCGCAAAGCCAGGGCGAACCACTCCTAAGTAG
- a CDS encoding c-type cytochrome, with protein sequence MKTLVIATLAVLGSASVHAAEVDQNLIKQGQYLARAGDCVACHTAKGGKPFAGGLPMETPIGTIYSTNITPDKTGLGDYSFEDFDQAVRHGVAKNGSTLYPAMPYPSYARVSQSDMQALYAYFMHGVEPVAQENKASDIPWPLSMRWPLMGWRWLFAPKVEDYQATGDDAVINRGAYLVEGLGHCGACHTPRALTMQEKALSAADGEHFLAGSAPLEGWIAKSLRGDHKDGLGSWSEEQLVQFLKTGRSDRSAVFGGMSDVVTHSMQYMSDADLTAIARYLKSLPANDPADQPHQYDEKAAKALWNGDDSQRGASVYIDNCAACHRTDGHGYTRVFPALAGNPVLQTDDPTSLIHIVLKGGTLPATHTAPSTFTMPGFAWRLSDQEVADVVSFIRGSWGNKGAPVSAKDVAGLRTDDMKTTSGDDLGQVTGHN encoded by the coding sequence ATGAAGACTCTCGTTATCGCCACTCTCGCCGTGCTTGGCAGCGCTTCAGTTCATGCGGCTGAAGTTGATCAGAATCTGATCAAACAAGGCCAATACCTCGCCCGCGCGGGTGACTGCGTGGCCTGCCACACGGCCAAGGGCGGCAAGCCGTTCGCCGGCGGGCTGCCGATGGAAACGCCGATCGGTACGATCTACTCGACCAACATCACCCCGGACAAAACCGGCCTCGGCGATTACAGCTTCGAAGATTTCGATCAGGCCGTACGCCACGGCGTGGCCAAAAACGGCAGCACGTTGTACCCGGCGATGCCATATCCGTCCTACGCCCGTGTCAGCCAAAGCGACATGCAAGCGCTGTATGCGTACTTCATGCACGGCGTCGAACCGGTGGCGCAGGAGAACAAGGCCAGCGACATTCCATGGCCGTTGAGCATGCGCTGGCCGCTGATGGGCTGGCGCTGGCTGTTTGCACCGAAGGTCGAGGACTACCAGGCCACGGGCGACGATGCGGTGATCAATCGCGGCGCTTATCTGGTCGAAGGCCTCGGCCACTGCGGCGCCTGCCACACCCCGCGCGCGCTGACCATGCAGGAAAAAGCCCTGAGCGCGGCGGACGGTGAACATTTTCTTGCCGGCAGTGCACCGCTGGAAGGCTGGATCGCCAAGAGCCTGCGCGGCGATCACAAGGATGGTCTGGGCAGTTGGAGTGAAGAGCAACTGGTGCAATTTCTCAAGACCGGACGCAGTGATCGCAGTGCGGTGTTCGGTGGCATGAGCGATGTGGTTACGCACAGCATGCAATACATGAGCGACGCCGACCTCACCGCGATTGCCCGCTATCTCAAATCACTGCCGGCGAATGATCCAGCGGACCAGCCGCATCAGTACGACGAGAAAGCGGCGAAAGCCTTGTGGAACGGCGATGACAGTCAACGTGGCGCGTCGGTGTACATCGACAACTGCGCGGCGTGCCATCGCACCGATGGCCACGGCTATACCCGGGTGTTTCCGGCGCTGGCGGGCAACCCGGTGCTGCAGACGGACGATCCGACTTCGCTGATCCACATCGTGCTCAAGGGCGGAACCTTGCCAGCTACGCACACGGCGCCATCGACGTTCACCATGCCCGGCTTCGCCTGGCGCCTGTCGGATCAGGAAGTCGCGGACGTGGTGAGCTTCATTCGTGGCAGTTGGGGCAACAAGGGCGCACCGGTCTCGGCCAAAGACGTTGCTGGACTGCGCACCGACGATATGAAAACAACATCGGGTGATGATCTTGGCCAAGTAACTGGCCACAACTAA
- a CDS encoding GMC family oxidoreductase: MATVMKKVDAVIVGFGWTGAIMAKELTEAGLNVLALERGPMQDTYPDGNYPQVIDELTYSVRKKLFQDISKETVTIRHSVNDIALPNRQLGAFLPGNGVGGAGLHWSGVHFRVDPIELRMRSHYEERYGKSFIPKDMTIQDFGVSYEELEPFFDFAEKVFGTSGQAWTVKGQLVGQGKGGNPYAADRSNPFPLEAQKNTVSAQLFGKAATEVGYKPYNLPSANTSGPYTNPYGAQMGPCNFCGFCSGYVCYMYSKASPNVNILPALKPLANFELRPNSHVLRVNLDSSKSKATGVTYIDGQGREIEQPADLVILGAFQLHNVRLMLLSGIGKPYDPISDEGVVGRNFAYQNMATIKAFFDKDTHTNNFIGAGGNGVAVDDFNADNFDHGPHGFVGGSPMWVNQAGSRPIAGTSNPPGTPAWGSAWKRATADYYTHQVSMDAHGAHQSYRGNYLDLDPVYRDAYGLPLLRMTFDWQENDIKMNRFMVEKMGKIAEAMGPKAIAVIGKQVGDHFNTASYQTTHLNGGAIMGTDSKTSALNRYLQSWDVHNVFVPGASAFPQGLGYNPTGLVAALTYWSAKAIREQYLKNPGPLVQA, encoded by the coding sequence ATGGCAACGGTAATGAAGAAGGTTGATGCGGTCATCGTCGGTTTCGGCTGGACCGGCGCGATCATGGCCAAGGAACTCACCGAAGCGGGTCTCAACGTGCTGGCGCTGGAGCGCGGGCCGATGCAAGACACTTATCCCGACGGCAACTATCCGCAGGTGATCGACGAACTCACCTACAGCGTGCGCAAAAAACTCTTTCAGGACATCTCCAAAGAGACGGTGACCATTCGCCACAGCGTCAACGATATCGCCCTGCCCAACCGCCAGTTGGGCGCGTTCCTGCCGGGCAATGGCGTCGGCGGCGCCGGTCTGCACTGGTCGGGCGTGCACTTTCGGGTCGATCCGATCGAGTTGCGCATGCGCAGCCATTACGAAGAGCGCTACGGTAAAAGTTTCATCCCCAAGGACATGACCATCCAGGACTTCGGCGTCAGCTATGAAGAGCTGGAGCCGTTTTTCGACTTCGCGGAAAAAGTCTTCGGCACCTCTGGCCAGGCCTGGACCGTGAAGGGCCAATTGGTCGGTCAGGGCAAGGGCGGCAATCCGTATGCGGCGGATCGCTCCAATCCATTCCCGCTTGAAGCGCAGAAAAACACCGTGTCCGCCCAGCTGTTCGGCAAAGCGGCTACAGAAGTCGGTTACAAACCCTACAACCTGCCTTCGGCAAATACTTCCGGGCCATACACCAATCCCTACGGCGCGCAGATGGGCCCGTGCAACTTCTGCGGCTTCTGCAGCGGCTACGTCTGCTACATGTATTCCAAGGCCTCGCCGAACGTGAACATTCTGCCGGCGCTCAAGCCGCTGGCGAATTTCGAGCTGCGACCCAACTCACATGTGCTGCGGGTCAATCTCGACAGCAGCAAATCCAAAGCCACCGGGGTCACCTACATCGACGGCCAGGGCCGGGAGATCGAGCAGCCAGCGGATCTGGTGATCCTCGGCGCGTTCCAGTTGCACAACGTACGTCTGATGCTGCTTTCCGGGATCGGCAAACCTTACGATCCGATCAGCGACGAAGGCGTGGTCGGGCGTAACTTCGCCTACCAGAACATGGCGACCATCAAGGCCTTCTTCGACAAGGACACCCACACCAACAACTTCATCGGCGCCGGCGGCAACGGCGTGGCGGTGGACGATTTCAACGCCGACAACTTCGATCACGGCCCGCACGGTTTCGTCGGCGGCTCGCCGATGTGGGTCAACCAGGCCGGCAGTCGACCGATTGCCGGCACCTCTAACCCGCCGGGCACCCCGGCCTGGGGCAGTGCGTGGAAACGCGCCACTGCCGATTACTACACCCATCAGGTGTCGATGGATGCCCACGGCGCGCATCAGTCCTACCGTGGCAACTATCTCGATCTCGATCCGGTGTACCGCGACGCCTACGGTTTGCCGCTGCTGCGCATGACCTTCGACTGGCAGGAAAACGACATCAAGATGAACCGTTTCATGGTCGAGAAAATGGGCAAGATCGCCGAAGCCATGGGCCCGAAAGCCATCGCGGTTATCGGCAAGCAAGTGGGCGACCACTTCAACACCGCCTCGTACCAGACCACCCACCTCAATGGTGGCGCGATCATGGGCACCGATTCGAAGACCAGCGCGCTGAACCGTTACCTGCAGAGCTGGGACGTGCACAACGTGTTCGTTCCGGGCGCTTCGGCCTTCCCGCAAGGACTGGGTTACAACCCGACCGGTCTGGTCGCGGCGTTGACCTACTGGTCGGCGAAAGCGATCCGCGAGCAATACCTGAAAAACCCCGGCCCGCTGGTGCAGGCTTAA
- a CDS encoding gluconate 2-dehydrogenase subunit 3 family protein has translation MSDQDRDNPRREFLRKSLTLIPVVTLAGTGLGSSVLQAAPASAPAPAAAKPAPAGAGDYQPSFFTAEEWAFVNAAVAQLIPSDAQGPGALEAGVPEYIDRQMNTPYAAGALWYMQGPFNADAAPEMGWQSKLVPKDIYRLGIAATDQWVKGLSGKTFAEQDSATRDDLLKQLEAGKPQFDAVPAKIFFNLLLQNTKEGFFCDPIHGGNKGMVGWTMIGFPGARADFMDWVERNEQYPFPAVSIRGERA, from the coding sequence ATGTCTGATCAAGATCGAGACAATCCGCGGCGTGAGTTCCTGCGCAAATCCCTGACCCTGATTCCGGTGGTTACCCTCGCCGGTACCGGCCTGGGCAGCAGCGTACTGCAAGCTGCACCAGCAAGCGCACCGGCGCCTGCGGCGGCAAAACCGGCCCCTGCCGGTGCTGGTGATTATCAGCCGAGCTTTTTCACCGCCGAAGAATGGGCGTTCGTCAATGCCGCCGTCGCGCAGTTGATCCCCAGCGATGCGCAAGGCCCCGGCGCCCTCGAGGCCGGCGTGCCGGAATACATCGACCGGCAGATGAACACCCCGTACGCCGCTGGCGCGCTGTGGTACATGCAAGGCCCGTTCAATGCCGACGCTGCGCCGGAAATGGGCTGGCAGAGCAAACTGGTGCCCAAAGACATCTACCGCCTCGGCATCGCCGCCACGGATCAGTGGGTAAAAGGTCTCAGCGGAAAAACATTTGCCGAGCAAGACAGCGCTACCCGAGACGACTTGCTCAAGCAACTTGAAGCCGGCAAGCCGCAATTCGACGCCGTCCCGGCGAAGATTTTCTTCAATCTGCTGCTGCAAAACACCAAGGAAGGTTTCTTCTGCGACCCGATCCACGGTGGCAATAAAGGCATGGTCGGCTGGACCATGATCGGTTTCCCCGGCGCGCGCGCCGATTTCATGGATTGGGTGGAACGCAACGAGCAATACCCCTTCCCGGCAGTGTCGATTCGCGGCGAGAGGGCGTAA